From the Primulina tabacum isolate GXHZ01 chromosome 15, ASM2559414v2, whole genome shotgun sequence genome, one window contains:
- the LOC142526518 gene encoding triosephosphate isomerase, chloroplastic-like — MAVVSTSLGAAAAAQLPTHFSGLRKSVLKLDYSNSTSSDSLLQNVDSHLRIASSVKACSGVVMMAGSGKFFVGGNWKCNGTKESISKLVSDINNATLESDVDVVVAPPFVYIDQVKNSLSDRVEIAAQNCWTGKGGAFTGEISAEQIKDLGCQWVVLGHSERRHVIGEDNEFIGKKAAYALSQNLGVIACIGELLEEREAGRTFDVCYQQLKAFADAVPDWDKIVIAYEPVWAIGTGKVATPDQAQEVHVAVRDWLSKNVSAEVASKTRIIYGGSVNGSNCAELAKQEDIDGFLVGGASLKGPEFATIVNSVTSKKVMA; from the exons ATGGCGGTTGTCTCCACGTCACTCGGCGCCGCCGCCGCGGCACAGCTTCCCACTCACTTCTCCGGCCTCAGGAAATCCGTTCTGAAGCTCGACTACTCTAACTCCACCTCTAGCGACTCGTTGTTACAAAACGTCGATTCTCATCTCCGCATCGCCTCCTCCGTTAAAGCTTGCAGTGGCGTTGTTATGATGGCTGGTTCCGGCAAG TTCTTTGTTGGTGGAAATTGGAAATGT AATGGGACAAAAGAGTCTATAAGCAAGCTGGTTTCTGATATAAACAATGCAACATTGGAGTCTGATGTTG ATGTTGTTGTAGCACCACCATTTGTCTACATTGATCAAGTAAAGAACTCACTATCTGATCGGGTAGAGATAGCTGCTCAGAATTGTTGGACTGGAAAAGGTGGTGCTTTTACGGGAGAGATCAG TGCGGAGCAAATAAAGGACCTTGGGTGCCAGTGGGTTGTTCTGGGGCATTCTGAACGGAGACATGTAATTGGAGAAGACAATGAA TTTATCGGGAAGAAGGCTGCATATGCCTTGAGCCAGAATTTAGGAGTAATAGCATGCATTGGGGAATTGTTGGAAGAAAGGGAAGCAGGAAGAACTTTTGATGTTTGTTACCAGCAGCTGAAGGCTTTTGCCG ATGCTGTTCCAGACTGGGATAAAATTGTGATTGCATATGAGCCTGTATGGGCAATTGGAACTGGCAAAGTGGCTACACCAGATCAGGCACAGGAAGTTCATGTAGCTGTTAGGGATTGGCTCAGTAAGAATGTGTCTGCTGAGGTTGCTTCTAAAACTCGGATTATATATGGAG GTTCGGTCAATGGAAGCAACTGTGCGGAGCTTGCAAAGCAAGAAGATATTGATGGATTTCTGGTGGGTGGTGCTTCCCTAAAG GGTCCTGAGTTTGCCACCATTGTCAATTCCGTTACTTCCAAGAAGGTTATGGCTTGA
- the LOC142525816 gene encoding uncharacterized protein LOC142525816, which yields MNEMDWVYTKRRGPEWKQGWTDQTLASISAPPLPLVAVFSIVIFLLSLSQYSSYKEHVQNSVISFKLLLFLVPVFLIFFVRSRPLSGGGFDLSKFSQPGRQVRQEFSRGMAGFPWGMAVLVAVLLVLVSYQSRFQSKWFPFGGSD from the coding sequence ATGAACGAAATGGATTGGGTTTATACCAAGAGAAGGGGTCCAGAATGGAAACAAGGCTGGACTGATCAAACCTTAGCTTCCATATCCGCCCCACCGCTGCCACTCGTGGCGGTTTTCTCTATCGTCATATTCTTGTTATCATTGTCTCAATACTCTTCCTACAAAGAGCATGTACAAAACAGTGTAATAAGTTTCAAGTTATTGCTCTTCTTGGTACCTGTGTTCTTGATCTTTTTCGTGCGTTCGAGGCCACTATCGGGTGGGGGATTTGATTTGTCAAAGTTCTCGCAACCTGGACGCCAAGTGAGGCAGGAATTCTCCCGTGGGATGGCCGGATTTCCGTGGGGCATGGCGGTGCTGGTGGCGGTGTTGCTTGTGCTGGTGTCGTACCAATCGAGGTTTCAATCCAAGTGGTTTCCCTTTGGAGGATCCGATTAG